A genomic region of Anopheles coustani chromosome 3, idAnoCousDA_361_x.2, whole genome shotgun sequence contains the following coding sequences:
- the LOC131268675 gene encoding WD repeat-containing protein 35-like, with protein sequence FPYIRTLKIPGKEITSLSWEGKSLRIALSVDSFIYFANIRPDYSWCYFNRTVCYQEAGGGAGGDDMDTVTFWDTNSNQCYAKQIEPMMSMASSADHCVIAVETRMTGKEFSVVSEGKGKDLMYQLLICNSISTTVDSKYIDIRPEFITMNSTHVIVASKDHFLLWHYHTPKGASTLHANLKTKRDRRYHIDDTPALEVLNDLDSKTAHEIPPKVDPSQDPICCLASSESLLLIGRESGLIHEYTLPHLVLRNRHYLQTRSYKLAINCNSTRAAMIDCNGVLTTLTLRDDTTSNELEQSSGHIERKDVWAICWAKDNPQLLAIMEKTRMYILRGADPEEPITCSGYICHFEELEITGVLLDDIIKGGATPNVKEHLVQLRVKSLRDTEDLLAHVGIAEAKQFIEDNPHPRLWRLLAEASLKKLDLETAEAAFVRCSNYPGIQLIKRLRTIQLEALQRAEIGAFFGEFDEAEKLYMDVDRRDCAVRLRQTLCDWFRTVQLYRLGPGTSDQQMENAWREIGHHYMNMRAWDSAKEYYEKAHHIEGLMDALYGLEQYDELVGCMHKLPEKSPQLAKLGQMLATVGMCEQAVAAYLKLGDVKSAVSSCIGLRQWGLAVELAQKYKMPQINTLLSKHAAQLLQEGKLPEAIELQRKAGRYLDSARLLLKMAEAEVEKKSDYVRIKQLYVLSGLLAEEYIEKQMALQAGGPSRAAVLAQLNPDDAVLIEQIWHHAEAYHYMLLAQRQLRSGLLHSAVISALRLREYEDVLDVEVLYALLALASCADRSFGTCSKAFIKLEAIETISEGRRLQYEELAISIFSRYDPKDNKVKHVSCYTCETPVADCSTLCPSCGNRFPPCIASGQPLTNPTGAWQCSGCYHVAHPLEMTSRKTCPLCHRLIAPAKGAVEI encoded by the exons TTTCCGTACATCCGTACGCTGAAGATTCCCGGCAAAGAAATAACGTCCCTCTCGTGGGAAGGCAAATCGCTCCGGATCGCCTTGTCGGTGGATTCGTTCATTTACTTCGCAAACATCCGGCCGGACTATAGTTGGTGTTACTTCAACCGTACCGTCTGCTACCAAGAGgcgggtggtggtgctggggGCGACGACATGGATACGGTAACGTTCTGGGACACCAACTCGAACCAGTGCTACGCAAAGCAGATCGaaccgatgatgtcgatggcCTCCTCGGCTGACCACTGCGTGATCGCCGTTGAGACACGCATGACCGGCAAGGAGTTCAGCGTCGTGAGCGAGGGCAAGGGGAAGGATCTGATGTACCAGCTGCTGATATGCAACTCGATCAGCACGACGGTGGATT CCAAATACATCGACATTAGACCAGAGTTTATAACAATGAACTCAACGCACGTGATCGTGGCGTCGAAAGATCACTTTCTGCTCTGGCATTATCATACACCGAAG GGGGCCTCCACGTTGCACGCGAACCTCAAGACGAAACGCGATCGCAGGTACCACATCGACGACACGCCCGCCCTGGAGGTGCTAAACGATCTCGACTCGAAGACGGCCCACGAAATCCCGCCCAAAGTGGACCCGAGCCAGGATCCCATCTGTTGCCTGGCATCGTCGGAGAGTTTGCTTTTGATCGGCCGGGAGAGTGGCCTCATCCATGAGTACACGCTGCCTCATCTGGTGCTGCGCAACCGACACTATCTGCAGACGCGCAGCTATAAGTTGGCGATCAACTGTAACTCGACCCGAGCGGCCATGATCGACTGCAACGGCGTGCTGACGACGCTGACTCTCCGTGACGACACAACGAGCAACGAACTGGAGCAATCGAGCGGTCACATCGAACGGAAGGACGTGTGGGCCATCTGCTGGGCGAAGGATAACCCGCAGCTGCTGGCCATCATGGAGAAGACGCGCATGTACATCCTGCGCGGGGCCGACCCGGAGGAACCGATCACCTGCTCCGGCTACATCTGCCACTTTGAGGAGCTGGAAATCACGGGCGTCCTGCTGGACGACATCATCAAGGGTGGTGCGACGCCGAACGTGAAGGAGCATCTCGTGCAGTTGCGCGTCAAATCGCTGCGCGACACGGAGGACCTGCTGGCGCACGTCGGGATCGCCGAGGCGAAGCAGTTCATCGAGGATAACCCACACCCGCGGCTGTGGAGACTGCTGGCGGAGGCATCGCTGAAGAAGCTGGACCTCgagacggccgaagcggcgttcGTGCGATGCAGCAACTATCCGGGCATTCAGCTGATCAAGCGCCTCAGGACAATCCAGCTGGAAGCGCTGCAGCGGGCCGAGATCGGCGCGTTCTTCGGCGAGTTCGATGAGGCGGAAAAGCTGTACATGGACGTGGATCGACGGGATTGCGCGGTTCGGTTGCGCCAGACGCTGTGCGATTGGTTTCGCACGGTGCAGCTGTATCGGCTCGGGCCGGGCACGTCCGACCAGCAGATGGAGAACGCGTGGCGCGAGATCGGCCACCACTACATGAACATGCGCGCCTGGGACAGCGCCAAGGAGTACTACGAGAAGGCGCACCACATCGAGGGCCTGATGGACGCGCTGTACGGTTTGGAGCAGTACGACGAGCTGGTCGGCTGCATGCACAAGCTCCCCGAGAAGAGCCCGCAGCTGGCGAAGCTGGGCCAGATGCTGGCCACGGTGGGGATGTGCGAGCAGGCGGTCGCCGCCTACCTCAAGCTGGGCGACGTCAAGTCGGCCGTCTCCAGCTGCATCGGCCTGCGGCAGTGGGGACTGGCGGTGGAGCTGGCGCAAAAGTACAAGATGCCCCAGATCAACACGCTGCTGAGCAAGCACGCGGCCCAGCTGCTGCAGGAGGGCAAGCTGCCGGAAGCGATCGAGCTGCAGCGGAAGGCGGGCCGCTACCTGGACTCCGCCCGGCTGCTGCTGAAGATGGCCGAGGCGGAGGTGGAGAAGAAGTCCGACTACGTGCGCATCAAGCAGCTGTACGTGCTGTCGGGGCTGCTCGCGGAGGAGTACATCGAAAAGCAGATGGCGCTGCAGGCGGGCGGCCCAAGCCGAGCGGCGGTCCTGGCCCAGCTCAATCCGGACGATGCGGTGCTGATCGAGCAGATATGGCACCACGCGGAGGCGTACCACTATATGCTGCTGGCACAGCGACAACTGCGCTCCGGGTTGCTGCATAGCGCCGTCATTAGCGCGCTCCGGCTGCGCGAGTACGAGGACGTGCTGGACGTGGAGGTGCTGTACGCGCTGCTCGCCCTGGCCAGCTGTGCCGATCGCTCGTTCGGCACCTGCTCGAAGGCGTTCATCAAGCTGGAGGCGATCGAGACGATCTCCGAGGGTCGTCGGCTGCAGTACGAGGAGCTGGCCATCAGCATCTTCTCGCGCTACGACCCGAAGGACAACAAGGTGAAGCACGTCAGCTGTTACACCTGCGAGACGCCGGTGGCCGACTGCAGCACGCTCTGTCCCAGCTGCGGCAATCGCTTTCCGCCGTGCATCGCGTCCGGACAGCCGCTGACCAATCCGACCGGCGCCTGGCAGTGTTCCGGTTGCTACCACGTCGCGCACCCGCTGGAAATGACGTCACGCAAGACGTGCCCCCTCTGCCATCGGCTGATCGCGCCGGCGAAGGGAGCGGTGgagatttaa
- the LOC131272781 gene encoding uncharacterized protein LOC131272781, producing the protein MGSQQRTCPLNLLPFEVLCKIFDQLDLRSVKSASLTCQRWEQIIFSNHYIKRFTLYVACSGRSISSSTSTTGKHEMKHLARLIKASKRCYPNLTLEFDRRSEFTDHAFHMLFESLSCQKLDHLVVLKLVLKADPDLMVMMVVNAVPEMSRLAALHITLGCGYGVAMSQPEFHLHLKSASLRHLELKAFLPDSMNLPSLKSLEVSLHLKADMIYGHSLRQRDEMPYSLQLERLEELTFSQPPSCVKWHPSAQKTNRPGYKFRFYQQLTGLKKLHLFENKTPENIFLAICDSCTCLTELWIEGLQILDPNAPRHLTKLPFLRRLTVNEFIAPSRISFQSAHLPNLEHLQLGRGTFAYDSFRVLGTVKSLQLQVTVKNIEESMRAIAQHMHNLTVLSLNLDAMPDCDPLVVLQSLHLLTTVRELVLEGGFFHQYTYQPPNAKPMPELQKLRFRDCRMHSRELPWLSRMFPNLTVLDMRQCQFL; encoded by the exons ATGGGATCTCAGCAACGAACGTGCCCTTTAAATCTGCTCCCGTTCGAG GTGCTGTGCAAAATATTCGACCAGCTTGACCTGCGGAGTGTTAAAAGTGCGTCCCTTACCTGTCAACGCTGGGAGCAGATAATCTTTTCGAATCACTATATCAAACGGTTTACCCTATACGTTGCTTGCTCAGGGCGCAGCATTTCTTCGTCAACATCAACCAC CGGCAAACACGAGATGAAACATTTAGCCCGCCTGATAAAAGCCTCCAAACGTTGCTATCCCAATCTGACGCTCGAGTTCGATCGGCGGAGCGAATTTACGGACCACGCATTTCACATGCTGTTCGAGAGCTTAAGCTGCCAAAAGCTGGACCATTTGGTCGTCCTAAAGCTGGTGCTGAAGGCGGACCCGGacctgatggtgatgatggtcgtcaATGCCGTGCCGGAAATGAGCCGCCTGGCCGCGCTTCACATCACGCTCGGCTGTGGATACGGGGTCGCGATGAGTCAGCCCGAGTTCCACTTGCATCTGAAAAGTGCCTCCTTGCGGCATCTGGAGCTGAAAGCATTCTTGCCGGACTCGATGAACCTACCTTCGCTGAAGTCGCTCGAAGTGTCCCTTCATCTGAAGGCCGACATGATCTACGGCCACTCGTTGCGCCAACGAGATGAAATGCCGTACAGCCTGCAGCTGGAACGTCTCGAAGAGCTGACGTTCAGCCAGCCTCCGTCGTGCGTCAAATGGCATCCGTCGGCGCAAAAGACCAACCGACCGGGGTACAAGTTTCGCTTCTACCAGCAACTGACGGGGCTCAAAAAGTTACACCTGTTCGAGAACAAGACGCCCGAAAACATCTTCCTGGCGATTTGCGATTCGTGTACCTGCCTCACGGAGTTGTGGATCGAAGGGCTACAAATTCTCGATCCGAACGCTCCCCGCCACCTAACAAAGCTTCCCTTTCTACGCCGGCTGACAGTTAACGAGTTCATCGCACCGTCACGGATATCGTTCCAGTCCGCCCACCTGCCCAACCTGGAGCACCTCCAGCTCGGTAGAGGCACGTTTGCTTACGACTCCTTCCGGGTGCTCGGTACCGTCAAGTCACTCCAGCTGCAGGTAACGGTGAAGAACATCGAGGAATCGATGCGTGCGATCGCGCAACACATGCACAATCTGACGGTGCTGAGCTTGAACCTCGACGCCATGCCTGACTGCGACCCGCTCGTCGTGCTACAATCGCTGCATCTGCTAACGACAGTCCGGGAGTTGGTGTTGGAGGGCGGTTTTTTCCATCAGTACACGTACCAACCTCCCAACGCAAAGCCCATGCCGGAGCTACAGAAACTTCGCTTTCGCGACTGTCGGATGCATTCGCGGGAACTTCCCTGGCTAAGCCGTATGTTCCCCAATCTGACGGTGCTCGATATGCGCCAATGTCAATTTCTCTAG
- the LOC131271745 gene encoding syntaxin-12 isoform X2 yields MSREGLGLPRGLGQARDYGAMSSTATTSDGNFGGFSPTEFISLSESIAANTIFVKQSWQFLEKANRTLGTAKDNQSLRDKINDIQSGTNQRIATTTKDLQRLTVVVRGGDKQQKLQVEKLTSDFKQVVQFYSKSQQSIMAKMKQVFLVNASQLDDQSASSVGGEISTSSAELLQRQKQIQQSLQFEQEMLLEREQRFREIEANVLDVNHIMKELSSITTQQSEVIDTIENSIGRTADNVESGAEELKTASEYQNRYRRKVLILLIIAVIIGLVVTGIIVSKLKS; encoded by the exons ATGTCGAGAGAGGGACTCGGATTGCCACGCGGACTCGGCCAGGCCAGGGACTACGGTGCGATGAGCAGCACGGCGACCACGTCGGACGGGAACTTCGGGGGCTTCAGCCCGACCGAGTTCATTTCGCTCAGCGAGTCGATCGCAGCCAACACGATCTTCGTCAAGCAGAGCTGGCAGTTTCTGGAGAAGGCGAACCGCACGCTCGGCACGGCAAAGGACAATCAGTCCCTGCGGGATAAGAT cAATGACATCCAATCGGGGACGAATCAGCGTATTGCTACGACCACGAAGGACCTCCAGCGGCTCACGGTGGTGGTGCGTGGTGGCGACAAGCAACAGAAGCTGCAGGTGGAGAAGCTCACGTCCGACTTCAAGCAAGTGGTTCAGTTTTACTCCAAAAGCCAACAG AGTATAATGGCCAAGATGAAGCAAGTGTTTTTGGTGAACGCGTCCCAGCTGGACGATCAGTCGGCCTCGTCCGTCGGCGGGGAAATCAGTACATCATCGGCCGAGCTGTTGCAGCGACAGAAGCAAATTCAGCAGAGCTTACAGTTCGAGCAGGAAATGCTACTCGAGCGGGAGCAACGTTTCCGGGAGATCGAAGCAAACGTACTGGACGTGAACCATATAATGAAGGAGCTGAGCAGCATCACCACGCAACAGAGTGAAGTGATAG ATACAATCGAAAACTCGATCGGCCGAACGGCGGACAACGTGGAAAGCGGTGCCGAGGAACTGAAGACGGCATCCGAGTATCAAAATCGGTACCGGCGCAAGGTGCTGATACTGTTGATAATCGCTGTGATAATAGGTCTCGTCGTGACCGGCATCATCGTCTCAAAGCTGAAGAGTTAA